From the genome of Streptomyces sp. NBC_01317, one region includes:
- a CDS encoding acetyl/propionyl/methylcrotonyl-CoA carboxylase subunit alpha translates to MRKVLIANRGEIAVRVARACRDAGIGSVAVYADPDRDALHVRAADEAFALGGDTPATSYLDMAKVLGAAKDSGADAVHPGYGFLSENAEFAQAVLDAGLTWIGPPPQAIRDLGDKVAARHIAQRAGAPLVAGTPDPVSGSDEVVAFAEKNGLPIAIKAAFGGGGRGLKVARTLEEIPELYDSAVREAVAAFGRGECFVERYLDKPRHVETQCLADTHGNVVVVSTRDCSLQRRHQKLVEEAPAPFLSEAQNAQLYAASKAILKEAGYVGAGTVEFLVGADGTISFLEVNTRLQVEHPVTEEVTGIDLVREMFRIADGEALGYGDPAVRGHSFEFRINGEDPGRGFLPAPGTVTTFAPPAGPGVRLDAGVESGSVIGPAWDSLLAKLIITGATREQALQRAARALAEFDVQGMATAIPFHRAVVVDPAFTADPFTIHTRWIETEFVNTVPAFAVPSDADEDESGRETIVVEVGGKRLEVSLPTSLGMTLARTGLAAGARPKRRAAKKSGPAASGDSLASPMQGTIVKVAVEEGQEVKEGELIVVLEAMKMEQPLNAHRSGTVKGLNATVGSSVTSGALICEIKD, encoded by the coding sequence GTGCGCAAGGTGCTCATCGCCAACCGAGGCGAAATCGCTGTCCGCGTCGCCCGTGCCTGCCGGGACGCCGGAATCGGGAGCGTAGCCGTCTACGCCGATCCGGACCGGGATGCCCTGCATGTCCGCGCGGCCGACGAGGCGTTCGCCCTGGGCGGTGACACCCCGGCCACCAGCTATCTGGACATGGCCAAGGTGCTCGGAGCGGCGAAGGACTCGGGGGCGGACGCGGTCCACCCCGGCTACGGGTTCCTCTCCGAGAACGCGGAATTCGCCCAGGCCGTCCTCGACGCCGGGCTGACCTGGATCGGCCCGCCGCCGCAGGCCATCCGCGACCTCGGCGACAAGGTCGCCGCGCGGCACATCGCGCAGCGCGCGGGTGCCCCGCTGGTCGCGGGCACCCCCGATCCGGTCTCCGGCTCGGACGAGGTCGTGGCGTTCGCGGAGAAGAACGGGCTGCCGATCGCGATCAAGGCGGCGTTCGGCGGGGGCGGGCGCGGGCTCAAGGTCGCCCGCACGCTGGAGGAGATCCCGGAGCTGTACGACTCCGCCGTACGGGAGGCCGTCGCCGCCTTCGGGCGGGGCGAGTGCTTCGTGGAGCGGTATCTGGACAAGCCCCGGCACGTCGAGACGCAGTGCCTGGCCGACACGCACGGCAACGTCGTGGTCGTGTCGACGCGTGACTGCTCGCTCCAGCGCCGCCACCAGAAGCTGGTCGAGGAGGCCCCGGCGCCGTTCCTGAGCGAGGCGCAGAACGCGCAGCTGTACGCCGCGTCGAAGGCCATCCTCAAGGAGGCCGGCTACGTCGGCGCGGGCACGGTCGAGTTCCTCGTCGGGGCCGACGGGACGATCTCCTTCCTGGAGGTCAACACCCGTCTCCAGGTGGAGCACCCGGTCACCGAGGAGGTCACCGGGATCGACCTGGTCCGCGAGATGTTCCGGATCGCCGACGGCGAGGCGCTGGGATACGGCGACCCGGCGGTGCGCGGTCACTCCTTCGAGTTCCGTATCAACGGCGAGGACCCGGGCCGGGGCTTCCTGCCCGCGCCCGGTACGGTCACCACGTTCGCCCCGCCCGCCGGACCCGGTGTCCGCCTGGACGCGGGCGTCGAGTCCGGCAGCGTGATCGGCCCGGCGTGGGACTCCCTGCTCGCCAAGCTGATCATCACCGGCGCCACCCGCGAGCAGGCGCTCCAGCGCGCGGCGCGCGCGCTGGCCGAGTTCGACGTGCAGGGCATGGCCACGGCGATCCCCTTCCACCGCGCGGTGGTCGTGGACCCGGCCTTCACCGCCGACCCGTTCACGATCCACACCCGGTGGATCGAGACGGAGTTCGTCAACACCGTCCCGGCGTTCGCCGTGCCGTCCGACGCGGACGAGGACGAGTCGGGCCGCGAGACGATCGTGGTCGAGGTGGGCGGCAAGCGCCTGGAGGTCTCGCTGCCGACCAGTCTCGGCATGACCCTCGCCCGTACGGGCCTGGCCGCCGGCGCGCGCCCCAAGCGCCGGGCTGCCAAGAAGTCAGGCCCCGCCGCCTCCGGCGACTCCCTCGCCTCCCCGATGCAGGGCACGATCGTCAAGGTCGCGGTGGAGGAGGGCCAGGAGGTCAAGGAGGGCGAGCTGATCGTCGTCCTGGAGGCCATGAAGATGGAACAGCCCCTGAACGCCCACCGCTCGGGCACGGTGAAGGGCCTGAACGCCACGGTCGGCTCCTCGGTCACCTCGGGCGCCCTGATCTGCGAGATCAAGGACTGA